Within Sander lucioperca isolate FBNREF2018 chromosome 22, SLUC_FBN_1.2, whole genome shotgun sequence, the genomic segment AATCTAAATGAATTACaaggaaaaaatatattttagaaaTTTGCATCCCATTCCGTATAGACCTATTTACAGACATGTAACCCTGGCACGTGTGTCAGGACTCCAATGTAACAGAAATCCAATTAAAGTTATACTTACACAGGAGTGGAGGCCGTCAGCCTGCTGGGTTACAACAATGAGAAAGTGCTCCACTGTGTTCTGCTCCCATGATGCAGAGCTGTGATCCTCCTCAAACAGGGAAACCATCTCCTCCAGAATCTGAACTGTGAAACTCAGTTTGTCCTCAGCCTGGAAGAAGAAGACCATTCACAGATTACAATAGGAACAGATCTATGCCACTTTTAAGCAGTTTTTCTGGAAAATATTAGATCTAATAGATATAATAAGCAACACTTTTCTTTGAAAATCAAGTCATGTCTTTGTCATTTTGATATTTATTAGAAACGTTGAGGCTGACTTACTGATGCTTTGGACGCCTGGTTGTACAGATCATTAGGGAAGTCCACTTCATCCTCAGTGGTGTTAGTGGAATTATTAGcctgcatcacacacacacaaacaccatgaAGTAAACAGACAGTAAAGTAAACTCATTCAATAACTTTAAAGAATATCCCAAAGAAGTCCACTTACCATCGTAGCTATTAGATCCAAAGAGTTTGTACTGTGCTGTCTGAATTTATGAGTCATCCATCTGCAGCTCAGCGAGGAGCCTGCACTGTACAGACTGAGAGACAGGCACACAAAGAAGATCCCGTTCagcatttttaaaaaggtacaAATTGTCTTTGTATGGAGCAAATACTGATTTCTCTTGTAAAGCAGTTGTTGTGTTGGAGCATATCTGCAGAGCCACATTTATACGGCCGGGACACCTATTTCATTTTCCTAACATAAACTGAGGTGAGCTGCTTTCACGCAGGGAAAACTCTTAACACCTGCGGAAATAACCCTGACTTGCGGCTTTCACTGGACATACATGTTTAATGACACACATTTCGGATTTGAATTATCAAACTGATGAAATAAATCTCCCACGATAAAAGCATAAACAAATATCACAACGAAGCTAAAATATCACTcattttaaatagaaaaaaaacgaCAACTAGCCTACTGCATATTGAAATATTCCATAGAAAatgcatattttaccacctaAAAAAGTAGCCTACCTACAAACTATAAAGACAAACACAGCGCTCACTCTTCTGGAgaaattaacatttttatattgGAAGGTATAGGATTATTATAGCCTAGAAATATAATTTTTAAGTCCGAATAATGTACGAAATTGCACCCAAAACCACTTGTTCTTGAATGGAATCCCTGCCACTGATAATGATTTATggctatttatatatatgtatttatatatctaATGTTGTTACTTTACAGTGCATTTTCGGATTTTGCAGATCTTATAGGCAATGTTTTGACGCTGTCATCACTTCCACTTTCAGTCTGCACGCTCTCTAACGcgatgtaaaatgtattttaaaatcaataaataaatgaagcaCCCTTGTCTTATTGTGATTGCATCATTCGTTCTTTGCGGATTCCTAATAATCATTAATCAATACAACCACAGACCTGATTGCGCTGCGTCCACTGTATAGGTGCCATAAACGGGAAGTTCCCACAGAGTGAAAATGAAAGCAGCTCCGTGACTGCGGCCGGCGTTCTGACGCTCCTTCAGATGAACTGTGACTGGTCAGTGACATTTCATCTTGTTTTAACTAGAACATGGCGGCTTTGGACGTGAGAACCAGAGAGGGGGGATTCTCCTTCGCCGTGTATTTAATTTACAGATAAGAGCACATTTTCAGCCTGGTATAAATCGATATTTAATCACattgtatttttaatatttggCCTAAAACTCAGGAAGTGGCCGCAGAGTATGGAAAAACGTCTCGTTGCTTATAGGCTTGTATTTCTTTAATGGTGATTTTATTGTAATTTGTATAGGCCTAttttcaatgtgtgtgtttttgcatttcATGTGTATTTATATTCTTCCAAAAGCCCATAAGGACAAGAGTTTTGGcgagagatcttcaacaggggcccctagggggtcctcagagttactgcactggggccaccaaattattttttgataatttctggaaagttttttctttcttccaaaaGTTAAACTATGTCTGAAAATAGACATAAACACGAATCTGACATGttattgtgattattattattttttttaaatcattaggCTATTTACACATCGTTGAATACAGAATTATTGGCCTGTAGGTAAGGTCGTTTTTGGCTGCcttacacgttattgtaggctcagtttaatatgcaatatCATTTTATACAACATGTAGTAAGGAGTCCTTGGCCTAAAACACGTTAAAGACCTTTAGGCTATTTATACCACagtacaaacaaacatacattgaAGGGTATCAAACTAATGATAAATCCTATATTATGGTTAAATAACTGCCACAATTCTTCTTTTCTAATATTGTCTCTCACGTCATTTTTATGGCGTGTTTGGTATGTGGACACTCTCAAATCATTTCTACACTTTTAATCATGAATGTTAGGCTATATCATAATATATAGAGAGCCTAAATTATTAAACTATGATGTCAATAACAAATAGAGAATTAATCGTGTTTTAACAGATCGTTTCCATCGCATGGAGAGCCTGCGGACTGCACTAACACTAAATAAAGACATGATTTCTTGACTCAAATCTCCAACATACAAAACAAGCAAACTGACATATTTAAATTAatacatgttaaaataaaactaattaaaaacgTAAACTAACGAGATAGATTTCAATCACGTAAAACGAATTTTATATATAGCTTTAAAAATCTCAAATATATTCCCATGTTACTCCCAAAATTGTCCAGTCAGACAAATCTGTGTGATAATCAAAAGTATGTAGCATTGCTGTATTATGATGTAACATTCAGCTTAATACGCAACACCTTATTATTATTGTGGTACATATTTCAATACAATTATAATACAAATCCGAAATGTGACTGTGTGACATTATACATGTAGAGGTTCCCAGCGCAAAAGGAAAACGAAATAAGTGTTCCTGCTGCCGTATAAATGTGGCTCTGCAGATATGCTCCAACACAACAACTGCTTTACAAGAGAAATCAGTATTTGCTCCATACAAAGACAATTtgtacctttttaaaaatgctGAACGGGATCTTCTTTGTGTGCCTGTCTCTCAGTCTGTACAGTGCAGGCTCCTCGCTGAGCTGCAGATGGATGACTCATAAATTCAGACAGCACAGTACAAACTCTTTGGATCTAATAGCTACGATGGTAAGTGGACTTCTTTGGGATATTCTTTAAAGTTATTGAATGAGTTTACTTTACTGTCTGTTTACTtcatggtgtttgtgtgtgtgtgatgcaggCTAATAATTCCACTAACACCACTGAGGATGAAGTGGACTTCCCTAATGATCTGTACAACCAGGCGTCCAAAGCATCAGTAAGTCAGCCTCAACGTTTCTAATAAATATCAAAATGACAAAGACATGACTTGATTTTCAAAGAAAAGTGTTGCTTATTATATCTATTAGATCTAATATTTTCCAGAAAAACTGCTTAAAAGTGGCATAGATCTGTTCCTATTGTAATCTGTGAATGGTCTTCTTCTTCCAGGCTGAGGACAAACTGAGTTTCACAGTTCAGATTCTGGAGGAGATGGTTTCCCTGTTTGAGGAGGATCACAGCTCTGCATCATGGGAGCAGAACACAGTGGAGCACTTTCTCATTGTTGTAACCCAGCAGGCTGACGGCCTCCACTCCTGTGTAAGTATAACTTTAATTGGATTTCTGTTACATTGGAGTCCTGACACACGTGCCAGGGTTACATGTCTGTAAATAGGTCTATACGGAATGGGATGCAAAtttctaaaatatattttttccttGTAATTCATTTAGATTCAGGGCCACAGCcacaagaagaagaacaagaagctGCACATGTATTTCAAGAGACTCTCACACCATGTCCTGAAGCGAATGGtaagtctatctatctatctatctatctatctatctatctatctatctatctatctatctatctatctatctatctatctatctagttatatacattattatgttttaataaTTCTGATATATTTGTGTCTGCAGGGCCACAGTGCTGAAGCCTGGGAGCTGATCAGGGAGGAAATGAAAGACCATCTGATCAGAGCAGAACAGCTGGTTTCACCTCTGCTGCCCAACTAAAATCTGTCACGTTAACAATGTGTTAATTTATTTGCTTACATGCagtatctatttatctatttattgccatattgatgtatttattattgagatgtgtgtatgtattgatatgtatttttctatgctaaaatgactaaaacctgtgttttctgtcttttcat encodes:
- the LOC116061515 gene encoding interferon a3-like isoform X1; this translates as MWLCRYAPTQQLLYKRNQYLLHTKTICTFLKMLNGIFFVCLSLSLYSAGSSLSCRWMTHKFRQHSTNSLDLIATMANNSTNTTEDEVDFPNDLYNQASKASAEDKLSFTVQILEEMVSLFEEDHSSASWEQNTVEHFLIVVTQQADGLHSCIQGHSHKKKNKKLHMYFKRLSHHVLKRMGHSAEAWELIREEMKDHLIRAEQLVSPLLPN
- the LOC116061515 gene encoding interferon a3-like isoform X2, encoding MTHKFRQHSTNSLDLIATMANNSTNTTEDEVDFPNDLYNQASKASAEDKLSFTVQILEEMVSLFEEDHSSASWEQNTVEHFLIVVTQQADGLHSCIQGHSHKKKNKKLHMYFKRLSHHVLKRMGHSAEAWELIREEMKDHLIRAEQLVSPLLPN
- the LOC116061516 gene encoding interferon a3-like isoform X1, which gives rise to MLNGIFFVCLSLSLYSAGSSLSCRWMTHKFRQHSTNSLDLIATMANNSTNTTEDEVDFPNDLYNQASKASAEDKLSFTVQILEEMVSLFEEDHSSASWEQNTVEHFLIVVTQQADGLHSCIQGHSHKKKNKKLHMYFKRLSHHVLKRMGHSAEAWELIREEMKDHLIRAEQLVSPLLPN
- the LOC116061516 gene encoding interferon a3-like isoform X2, whose protein sequence is MTHKFRQHSTNSLDLIATMANNSTNTTEDEVDFPNDLYNQASKASAEDKLSFTVQILEEMVSLFEEDHSSASWEQNTVEHFLIVVTQQADGLHSCIQGHSHKKKNKKLHMYFKRLSHHVLKRMGHSAEAWELIREEMKDHLIRAEQLVSPLLPN